The Brassica oleracea var. oleracea cultivar TO1000 chromosome C7, BOL, whole genome shotgun sequence sequence AGACATCATTTAAGTATTTGCAAAATTTGGTTTGGTTTTAGTTCGGTTATTTTAGTTTTCAGCTTAATTTAGATAGCAAAGGTCGGAACCAGTTAATATCCAAAAATTTAGATCAAATTCGGTTCCATTTTCCGTGTAATTTCAGAAAATATGGATAAAAAACTTAAGAAGTAATTCGAATTGTTTGATAAAAAATATTAGATAATTCGAATACTTTTCAATATTTTTAAAATATCCAGGTAGTTCAATTTTTTTCGGTAATTTGATTTATAAATATAAGTTCAGTATATTTAGTTATTTAAAATCTAAATACAATTAATATATTAAGGTATATAATTTGTACTTTAAAACTTGGGTATCTATTCGGTTTTTCTTTCTGGTTCGGTTTAGTTTTCAGTTCTAGAAATATAACAGCCACTCGCATTTTTATAATACTCTGTTTGTTTTTATTTCTGGTTTGGTACAAATCGGTTCTTCAGTTTTGGATAAATGCACCTACACTTATGTGTGGCTATCTAAATGGAATAAGTAAACAACTAATTTCAACCATTTTAAGCATTACATATGGGAAAACAATATCAAATCCATCACAAGTATCAATCCAAAAATATATGAAGGTAAAGACAATCAAATTTTATTTGTTATGAACTGTATATATTCAAAATAATGACACCAATGAAGGAAAATTAATACCTGCATGAACGTCATCAATACGATTTTACTTTAACTCCATATAAATTATTAAAAGTTTGAAAAGAAAACTAAGAAAATATAGAGTTCAGAAAAAGTTACATCATACAAAATAAGAGATAGACAAGTTGAAAAACAAAAAAGAAGGAAAAAATCTCAAACTACCTTCATCATATTTATTGTGTTAATCATGGTACTTTTTTAGTTCTTATTAGATTTAAAACTACTACATAATTACAAAATCTCTGTGTTACAGTGGCAAAAAAGAACGTTTCATTTAATAAAAAATAAACAAGAAAAATAAAACTAGATGAAATTGGTATAAAAACTATTCCGGATTAAAAGTTAAATTAAAATAACATAAAATAAAAGAATATATATAGTAAAATTTAACATAAATATATAAACCGCGCGTAGCGCGGAAAAATCTCTAGTATATTTAAATGTACTTTAAAGACTTTATTTAATTATTTTAATATATACGTGAAATATACATATGTTGTATACAGTATCTGTACAGAACTACTAAATAAAATCTTTGTCACCCGTCCATACTTTTATATTGTTAGGGAAACAATCGAGATAAATATAGTTTGGATGGAATAAAAGTAAAAGAATGAGTCAGTCGAAAAATGGAAGGCAAAAAGCGAGGTACGAGGAGGAGACGACGACAGTTATGCCCTCTCGCAGGAAACCGGCGTAACAATCTCCTTCCCCACACACTCTATTCTCTCGCCGCAGATTTGTACTTAACACTCCAGAATCCACTCACTTTCCATATACAATCAAACCCGTTGAGAAAATCTTCCCTATACAAATCTCCTTAATTCCTCACATTATTCGACTCAGCTTTACCAATGTCGGAGATGACTCCTTCTTTCAACGCCAGACCTAAGCAGAGCAAAGCTACGCCGTTGAAACTGCCGAGCGCCGTTGCTCATCGCCCCCCACAAAGGCGAGATGTAGCTTCGCGGTACCTGGAGACAACCTCTTCTTCTTTATTCCAGTCATCACCGTACTCCACGGCCAAGAGATGTCAATCACCGAACGTTACAAGAACGAACCGACCGGCGACTCCTTCTGTGGTTACAAACCGGCCGCAATCGACGGGGGTGAGGCAGCCGGTGGCACCTTCACGTCTTGACACGTTGGATCGACGAGGAGGTGGAGTTGGAGGTGGAGAGGTTTCTGCAGCGGAGAGAATGTTGATGACTTCTGGGAGAAGCTTGTTCGCCTCGTTTCAAGCGAATGAGAACAGTTCAAAGCTATATCCAACGCCGCCGAGTACTCCACGGATAGGAGGAACGGTTGAGAAGAGGAAGACGACTAAGGAAGAGAAGTCGAAGCTCTCTGATCAATGGCCTAGGTCTCTCCAACCTAATTGTCTCAGTAGAAGCGTAGACTTCACCGATACGAGTAAGGAACCAAAAGGATCTTGCAATAGCGTAGCTAGAGCTCTGCAGAATTCGTCCAATTCGATGATCCCTACTAAAACGAGGAAGATCTCTGTGGATAGTCTTGTATTGCCTTCGAAAGTAGTATCCACCACGATGATTCCAAAGCGTGAGCAGATTACTCGACCTGCTGCTTCACCTAGGAGGATGTTTGGTATGACTCCAACTGCTTCAAGTCCTAGGGGAGCCAGCATCGCTAGGGGACTAAGCTCTTCGAGAGGCGTGGTTCATCCAAGAGGGATTAGTCCTTCAGGGAGGAATATGATGAGCCCACTAAGAGTGAGAAGCTCGCAGAGTCATAACACTTCTTTGACTCTGAGTTTTGCTGTGGATGGTAAGAGCAGAGAGAATGGTGGTGTTGCAGATGATGCTCACGTGTTAAAGCTCTTCCATAATAGGCTGCTCCAGTGGCGATTTGCTAATGCACGAGCAAGTGCTGTTTTCTCTGTACAAAAGATGACAACAGAGGTTGGCAAATCCTTTTAAAAAATTGATTATAGATTATTAGCATAATAAGTGTTTTCAATGCATGGGTACTGATGGTGCCCTGTTTAATATTATTGCAGAAAAGATTGTACAACTCATGGATAAGCATCTCTAAGCTGTATGATTCCGTCAGAGCGAAAAGAATCGAAATGCAGCGCCTTAAGCTGAATTTGAAATTGATATATATTCTCAGTGGGCAGGTAAGTTAATCCGCCTTAATAGTTGTTTCTATTTTCTTGTTTCTTTTGGGACCTCTTTGAAGTTTCTTGAAATTGACAAGAAGCGTATGTCTCTTTTTTTAATGTGTGAAGATGGGAAATCTGGAAGAGTGGCTTGTTGTAGAGAGGGATTATGTGAGTTCTTTCGTAGGAGCTGCACAAGGGTTGAAAGGCAGCACGCTTTGTCTACCTGTTGATTGCGTGGCAAAGGTTTGTCTTTTCTACTCAAAACGCATTTTCTCTCCTAAGTGCTATATTAAGCGTATGTGATGATGCGTGCTGATGACTGACTCTATCATATGCAGGTAAATGGACAAAGTGTTAAAGATGCCATTTCTTCAGCAGTTGATGTTATGCAGGCAATGGCTTCTTCCTTATGCCTCTTGCTGCCAAAGGTGACCCATTTTGATTTTCTCTTTGTATTTGTTTATTTTAGCAAGGAGTGAGTAGAGGAATGTATTTGACATTTATTGGGTTTTATCCGTATTTGTATACTAAAAACTGAGAGCCGTTTTCTCAGGTAGGGAAAATAAGTTGCTTGGCAGCAGAACTTGCTCGTGTGAATATCAAGGAGCAAGAGATGCTTGACGTTTCCAGAGAACTCCTAAACACAATCTCTGCTCTACAGGTGACATCATCAATTTCTGTCGCGCTAATATGAACCGTTATCAAAGTAAGAGATTTTGGTGATCTTATTCTTCGAATCTGCAGGTAAAGGAATGCAGTTTGGAGACACAGGCTATGCAACTACAGTACTAAGCTGTCAAAGTTACTGAACAAAACCAAGTGTAAGTAAGAAAGCTACTGCGGTATGGGAAGAGAATGTAAGGAGCTCGATCATCTCATTCAAATACAGATGTCAAACTCCCTTTAACCACAAGAAACCATATTGTAAATGTTTGATCTTTTTTATTGCTATTGCTATTTTTCTTTTTATAGATTTAATATTGTTTTGTTATAAATTAAGTAATGAATGTCCATAACCGGTCCGGTCCATAAACCAGCCCATACCAAGAGAGATAACCGAAACTCTAGAGAGAGGAGAGAGAGCAGTCGCATGTCCTAGAGGAGAGAGAGAGACGGCCATAAGCTTAGAGAAAAGGAAACCCTTTTCCTAGTAGATGTAATCTTTCCATTTATGTATTTAGTAGTTATCCTAAATCTAGTAAGATTATGATTTGTACTAAATCTATTTATCTCTTCTTTTAATCCTTATATAAGGAACCTCATATTATGAAATAATAACACAGAAATATTCAGTCTTTAACCTTCCAATTACAACACGTTATCAGCACGATTGTTTTCTGTAATCTAAGCTAAAAACCTAAAACCCTAAAATCCCTAACTCAGCCGGCGACCACCCTAAACCCTAAGGCGTTTCCTGTCCGTCTCAAACCTCAACGATCAGCTCAACTCCTTGGCGTTCCCTGCTCGTGTCCTGACGTCCTCAGCCAGCTCGTGTTCGTGATCAACCAGCTCGCACCAGACGACAATCAGCTTCAGCTCGCAGACGAGTGCAGCCGGCGAACGTTCCCGGACGATCAGCGATCAGACAGCATCCGTCTTGCATCCGAGGTCCATCCGTTCTCCCTAGGTCCTAATCCATTATTATGGAAACCCCTTGTTCTTGATGAAACCCTAGAATTCATATAACTTAAAATCGACAATCTCATGACTAGTAACAGAAATCGATTCCATTAGAACATATTTGATTGTGTATTGATTGTTTCTGATTTGAATTTAAGAAACCCTAATAATTGGAATCGAAACCCTAAACCCTAGAAACTTGAATTCGATTTTAATGGTTCTTGTTTTGATTGTTTGATTGATGATCTGAGGTTATAGGATTGATAGATTGATTGTATAATCTGAATCTTGAATTTGAATCCTAAAGGCCTTGAAACCTTGATCACAAATTGCTAAAATTAACTCCTAGCATTGTTTAAATCAAAACCCTAATTTCATAAATAAGAAATCGAATTGGCTAAGGTTGTTTGCATAAGTTATGCAACTGAATTTGAATTGCATTCGTCTTGTTTCTAAATATCGACCAGCATATAGATTTTACAAACTTGAATTGTATGCATCACAAAATTGTATGCCCGTGTGGCCTGATCTATTTGTTACTATGGTTGATCCGCACCATGGTCGATTAGATTGATTGAAACATGAT is a genomic window containing:
- the LOC106304126 gene encoding QWRF motif-containing protein 9, with translation MSEMTPSFNARPKQSKATPLKLPSAVAHRPPQRRDVASRYLETTSSSLFQSSPYSTAKRCQSPNVTRTNRPATPSVVTNRPQSTGVRQPVAPSRLDTLDRRGGGVGGGEVSAAERMLMTSGRSLFASFQANENSSKLYPTPPSTPRIGGTVEKRKTTKEEKSKLSDQWPRSLQPNCLSRSVDFTDTSKEPKGSCNSVARALQNSSNSMIPTKTRKISVDSLVLPSKVVSTTMIPKREQITRPAASPRRMFGMTPTASSPRGASIARGLSSSRGVVHPRGISPSGRNMMSPLRVRSSQSHNTSLTLSFAVDGKSRENGGVADDAHVLKLFHNRLLQWRFANARASAVFSVQKMTTEKRLYNSWISISKLYDSVRAKRIEMQRLKLNLKLIYILSGQMGNLEEWLVVERDYVSSFVGAAQGLKGSTLCLPVDCVAKVNGQSVKDAISSAVDVMQAMASSLCLLLPKVGKISCLAAELARVNIKEQEMLDVSRELLNTISALQVKECSLETQAMQLQY